From Erinaceus europaeus chromosome 9, mEriEur2.1, whole genome shotgun sequence, one genomic window encodes:
- the LOC103120179 gene encoding olfactory receptor 10J1-like translates to MKTDNQTLIAQFTFQGFSSFQEHQLTLFVVFLALYLLTLVGNVIIVTIISLDRRLHTPMYFFLSVLSASETVYTLVIIPRMLSSLVGLGQPISLGACATQMFFFITLAINNCFLLTAMGYDRYVAICNPLRYSLIMNKSICAQLVGGALSIGLLVAIIQISSVFRLPFCGTEVAHYFCDIRPVMKLSCAKNDMHDIMTFVISSLVILVPMGLVFISYVLIISSILRIASAEGRKKAFATCASHLTVVIIHYGCASIAYLKPKSENSRDEDQLISVTYTVITPLLNPMVYTLRNKEVQHALRRVMGRKLS, encoded by the coding sequence atgaagacagacaaccagACACTCATTGCCCAATTTACCTTCCAGGGATTCTCGAGCTTCCAGGAGCACCAGCTCACCCTCTTCGTGGTCTTCCTTGCACTGTACTTATTAACCCTGGTGGGCAATGTCATCATTGTGACCATCATTAGCCTGGATCGCCGCCTCCACacgcccatgtacttcttcctcagcGTATTGTCAGCTTCAGAGACTGTGTACACCCTGGTCATCATCCCCCGCATGCTCTCCAGCCTCGTGGGCCTGGGTCAGCCCATCTCCCTGGGTGCCTGTGCCACCCAGATGTTCTTCTTCATCACATTGGCCATCAACAACTGCTTCTTGCTCACAGCCATGGGATACGACCGAtatgtggccatctgcaaccCCCTGCGCTACTCACTCATCATGAACAAAAGTATATGTGCCCAGCTGGTGGGGGGCGCCCTCAGTATCGGGCTGCTAGTAGCCATCATCCAGATCTCCTCTGTGTTCAGGCTGCCCTTCTGTGGCACAGAAGTAGCCCATTATTTTTGCGACATACGCCCAGTGATGAAGTTGTCCTGTGCCAAAAATGATATGCATGACATAATGACTTTTGTCATCAGCTCACTGGTCATCCTTGTGCCCATGGGCCTGGTCTTCATCTCCTATGTCCTCATCATCTCCTCCATCCTCAGGATCGCCTCAGCTGAGGGCAGGAAAAAGGCCTTCGCCACCTGCGCCTCTCACCTGACAGTGGTCATCATCCACTATGGCTGCGCCTCCATTGCCTACCTCAAGCCTAAGTCAGAAAACAGCAGGGATGAAGACCAGCTGATTTCAGTGACCTACACAGTCATCACACCCCTGCTCAACCCCATGGTGTACACCCTGAGAAATAAGGAGGTCCAGCATGCCTTGCGCAGGGTGATGGGCAGGAAGCTTTCCTGA